GTGAGCACCGGGAGTTTGCCCAGATCCACGTCCTCGCCGCGCAACACGACCTCTTGGACCGGTGCGCGCTTGATCTCCTTGGCCCCCGCTGTGGCGAGATCCTTGAGACCCATGAGCACATCGAGCTTGCCCTTCATGCCAGCAGGCATGTCGAGGGGCAGGAGCTCCATGAGCTCGCGCGCCTTCGCATCCAGATCGCGCCAGGTACCCGTCTCGGCGTCAGCACCGAGCGCCCACGCCATGCGGTCGTAGCTGCCCATGAGGTTGATTGCGACAGGCATCGAGTACTGCTCGCCGGTCTGGCGGTTCACGGGATTCTCGAACAGCAGTCCCGGCCCGACCTGTTTGCTCACGCGGTCCGCGATCTCGCAGATCTCCAGGTTGGGGTCGACGGGTGTGGTAATACGCCGCAGCTGGCCCCGCTGCTCGAGCAGGGTCATGTACTCGCGAAGATCCTTGAACGCCATCTCTTACGCCTCCTTGGAGGAGTGAACGCGGACTAGGGGATGATACCGTCCCACGACATAGGTCAGCGCGGGTGAAAGCAGAACAGCGGCTCCCAGCGCGGTGATCTGCACGAGATCAAGGTCGCACTTGAACCCCCACATGAGATCGGGAAGTCGCCACGTAGGCTCAAGTCCCCATGCCCACAGGAACCACGCGACCTGCAGCGCGAGCGTCAACTGGGTCACCACGACGGCAAGCGGGCCGAGCACGAGCCATCCGGGGAGATAGCGCCCGGACGGCTGCTTGGGATGACGGCGCAGCAGCGGATACACGGCGGCGGCCACCACCGCAGCTACCAGACCGGCGATGGCGGCTTCGATGAGCCTCGTGTTCATCCACGCCTCGATCAAGTCCTCCGAGTTGAACGACGAGAGCGACCACCGATTGCCGTGAACGACGAAGAACAGGATGTTGTAGACCGCGTAGTAGGCCGCCGAGCCACAGATTGCAGCGACGAAGGCCCTCCACGATGCCACGAGGACGAACAGCAGCGTGAGCACCGAGGCGATCGCAAGCTGCACCCCTTGGCCAGAAAGCCGCCCTGCACGGTCCGCCGCAAGCCGCGCATCGGACACATCCTGCAGGTACTGGGTCGTGACCTCAGCCGTCGCCGTGGGCGGCAGTTGACGATCGTAGGCCACCCCCGCAGGTCCTGCAATGACCTCGGCATAGGCACGCGCTGCGGCGTTTCGTTGTGCCTGAGACGCCAGTACCCCAGCGGCGGATGAGGTCGCGAGCGCACTGTCCAGCGTCTGGCCGGTCGCGTTGCGTGGCGATGGGAAGCCTGCCATGACAGCGACGGTCGGCGCGATGTCTTCGAGACGCGCCTCGCCTTCGAGGACCCGGACGCCCTCGCCGGCGATCACACCTGGTACGGAAACCACCTCCGGCTCCCACCCGCCGTGACCACCGGTGTCGATGTGGCCGTGATCCGCCACCACCACGAAGGCGGCCCCGGTGCCCTGCGTCTGCTCGACAAGTCGGCGCAGATCCGTGTCGACGCGCCCGACCATCTGGGCGTACTCAGGACTCCCGCCGCCGAAGCTGTGCCCCACCTCATCGACATCGGGAAGGTGAAGCAGCACGAAACGCGGCTTCTTCTCACGGATCAGCCGGAGGGTCTCATCGATATATCGTCCGCTCAGATACTCCTCGGACCAGTCCAGGAAGAAAGAGCCCGTCGCCTGCCGCGCCGCGGGATACAGCGTCGCGATGTCGCTCGGACCCACGACGACGTAGGGAATCTTGGCCTGATAGGCGGTGTCCAGCAGCGTCTCGGCTCGGATTCGTCCCTCATGCCAGTTCGTCACCACACCGTGCACATCTTGACGCGTGCCGGTGAGGACAGTGGTCCAGTTGGGGTAGCTCAACGAAGGCTGGGGGGCTGTCAGGATCAGCGAGGCACCATAGTCCCGCAGCGACTCCAGCGACGACATCTCCCGTGAGGCATCCTCGCGTAGCCCGTCGACGATGATCAGAATGACGCTCTCGGCGACGGGCGGGCCCGCGTAGGAGGCAGGAAGATCGCTTGCCAGGTAGGGTGTCTGATAGTCGACGATTCCGTCCCAAGCTTCCGACGCCATATCGTATGCGCCGTACGCGAGGGTCAACGAGCCGAGCACCATGAGCGGAATCGCGAGCCACAACAAGAACGTCCTCATGTATCAGCCCTCCAGTCCCAGTACGGCCTCGAGATCGTCGAGGGTGGTGAGGACGCGCTCAGGAGCTTCGGGGGGCACCGGCAGCCCATGACGATCGATGAGCACGGGCGTCATTCCCACTGACATCGCCCCGAGCACGTCGGCATAGTGGTGGTCGCCGACGTGGGCAGCCTCTGACGGCGCCACGCCCACGCGTTCGCATGCCAGCTCGAATATACGCGGGTCGGGCTTGTGCAGACCGACGTGCGCCGACGAGATGATGACATCCAAATGGCGAGAAAGACCCAGCCCTTCGATCAACCCGCCAAGCCGGCGATCCCAGTTCGATATGAGGCCCAGCGCCAAGCCGGCCGAAGAGAGTCGTTCGAACGCCGGCTCAACATCTTCATAGGCTCTCCAGCGGTCGGCGGAACCGAACTCGTCATACACGCGCAGGGCGATTCTCTCGGCGTCCAGATCGATTCCGAGACGGCGACAGAGCAGTGAGTACATGCCGACCCATACCTGCGACGTCTCCTGCTCGCTTGTCCAGAATGTATCGTCCGTACGGTATCGGTCCTCGTAGTACTCGTCCACGAGCGGAAGAAGCGCGTCAATGGCCGAGAGGTCCCTCAGGTGCCCCTCGTCGGCGAGCACCTGTCTCACAACTTCCGACACGCTGGGGAACGGAGCGAGCAACGTATTGCCCACGTCGAAGAAGACTGCCTTCAGCACGTCGACACCGTGGCGCAGAGGGAGACGCGGCAGGCAGGTCCGGTGCTCGTTCGGTGACCCGCTCGTTCCACGTCTTCCTCCCCCCGAGACGTCACAGCGCTGCAAGAACGCGGTCACAGATGGCGCGCGTCGCCCCGGGTCGACCGAGGGC
The genomic region above belongs to Coriobacteriia bacterium and contains:
- a CDS encoding alkaline phosphatase family protein; protein product: MRTFLLWLAIPLMVLGSLTLAYGAYDMASEAWDGIVDYQTPYLASDLPASYAGPPVAESVILIIVDGLREDASREMSSLESLRDYGASLILTAPQPSLSYPNWTTVLTGTRQDVHGVVTNWHEGRIRAETLLDTAYQAKIPYVVVGPSDIATLYPAARQATGSFFLDWSEEYLSGRYIDETLRLIREKKPRFVLLHLPDVDEVGHSFGGGSPEYAQMVGRVDTDLRRLVEQTQGTGAAFVVVADHGHIDTGGHGGWEPEVVSVPGVIAGEGVRVLEGEARLEDIAPTVAVMAGFPSPRNATGQTLDSALATSSAAGVLASQAQRNAAARAYAEVIAGPAGVAYDRQLPPTATAEVTTQYLQDVSDARLAADRAGRLSGQGVQLAIASVLTLLFVLVASWRAFVAAICGSAAYYAVYNILFFVVHGNRWSLSSFNSEDLIEAWMNTRLIEAAIAGLVAAVVAAAVYPLLRRHPKQPSGRYLPGWLVLGPLAVVVTQLTLALQVAWFLWAWGLEPTWRLPDLMWGFKCDLDLVQITALGAAVLLSPALTYVVGRYHPLVRVHSSKEA
- a CDS encoding HAD-IA family hydrolase, whose translation is MLKAVFFDVGNTLLAPFPSVSEVVRQVLADEGHLRDLSAIDALLPLVDEYYEDRYRTDDTFWTSEQETSQVWVGMYSLLCRRLGIDLDAERIALRVYDEFGSADRWRAYEDVEPAFERLSSAGLALGLISNWDRRLGGLIEGLGLSRHLDVIISSAHVGLHKPDPRIFELACERVGVAPSEAAHVGDHHYADVLGAMSVGMTPVLIDRHGLPVPPEAPERVLTTLDDLEAVLGLEG